In Ammospiza caudacuta isolate bAmmCau1 chromosome 2, bAmmCau1.pri, whole genome shotgun sequence, a genomic segment contains:
- the RIOX2 gene encoding ribosomal oxygenase 2: MPKKGGKIADVAKQTQAQCKKPRLDTAASPSVLSFESPESLFRSLISPIEEEEFFRDYWEQKPLLVERNDVLVAAYYQSLFQLCQLQELCSQGLHYGRDVNVCRCVSGKKKVLNKEGRVNYMQLKKDFEQKKATIQFHQPQRFKEELWKIQEKLECYFGSLVGSNVYITPQGSQGLPPHYDDVEVFILQLEGEKHWRLYKPTVPLAREYNVEPEDRIGSPTHEFTLKPGDLLYFPRGTIHQADTPQGISHSTHVTISTYQNNSWGDFLLDAIPGLVFDTAKEDMALRTSIPRQLLMQVNTAECTKKLSSLLRRLADSLESSRELRSSDMRKDFITHRLPPCLGCDSDPFTPGGKLPKIDSKIRLQFRDHAIITVEPDQENADEIRRDMVYVYHSLKNRRETHMMGTEDDTASEDGLAQTHGLRFPLSHLEALKQIWSSSTVAVKELNLTSDAEKENLALSLWTECLIEVL, from the exons ATGCCTAAGAAGGGAGGGAAGATTGCAGACGTGGCAAAGCAAACACAGGCTCAGTGCAAAAAGCCCAGGTTGGACACAGCTGCTTCTCCATCAGTCCTGAGTTTTGAGAGCCCAGAGAGCCTCTTCAGGAGCCTGATCTCTCCCATTGAGGAAGAGGAGTTCTTCAGGGACTACTGGGAGCAGAAGCCACTGCTTGTTGAGAGGAATGATGTGCTGGTGGCTGCTTACTACCAGTCCctgttccagctgtgccagctgcaggagctgtgcagccaGGGCCTGCACTATGGGCGAGACGTCAATGTCTGCAGGTGTGTCAGTGGGAAAAAGAAGGTTTTGAACAAAGAAGGCAGAGTGAATTACATGCAGCTCAAGAAGGATTTTGAGCAGAAGAAGGCAACAATACAGTTTCATCAACCTCAGAGATTTAAG gaggAGCTGTGGAAGATTCAGGAGAAGCTGGAGTGTTACTTTGGGTCTCTGGTGGGCTCCAATGTTTACATCACTCCCCAGGGCTCTCAGGGCCTTCCCCCTCACTACGATGATGTCGAG GTGTTCATCCTCCAGCTGGAAGGAGAGAAGCACTGGAGGCTCTACAAACCAACGGTGCCTTTGGCTCGGGAGTACAACGTGGAGCCAGAGGACAGGATTGGGAGTCCCACACATGAATTCACATTAAAG CCAGGTGACTTGCTGTACTTCCCAAGAGGGACTATTCACCAGGCTGACACTCCTCAGGGGATCTCCCATTCAACACATGTGACCATCAGCACCTACCAAAACAA CTCTTGGGGAGATTTCTTACTGGATGCAATTCCTGGCCTGGTGTTTGATACAGCAAAAGAGGACATGGCACTGAGGACAAGCATTCCAAGGCAACTGCTCATG CAGGTGAACACAGCTGAGTGCACCAAAAAGCTGAGCAGCCTCCTGAGAAGGCTTGCAGACAGCCTGGAGAGCTCCAGGGAGCTGAGGTCGTCCGACATGAGGAAGGATTTCATCACGCACCGCCTGCCGCCGTGCCTGGGATGTGACTCTGATCCTTTCACCCCAG GTGGGAAATTGCCAAAAATAGATAGCAAAATCAGACTGCAGTTTAGAGACCATGCTATCATCACTGTGGAACCAGATCAAGAGAATGCT GATGAAATTCGGAGGGACATGGTTTATGTGTATCATTCCTTAAAGAACAGGAGAGAAACTCACATGATGGGGACAGAGGATGACACTGCCAGTGAGGATGGCCTGGCACAG ACTCACGGGCTGCGGTTCCCTCTGTCACACTTGGAGGCACTGAAGCAgatctggagcagcagcactgttgCTGTTAAAGAGCTTAACCTTACCTCagatgcagagaaagaaaaccttgCCTTGTCACTCTGGACTGAATGTCTGATTGAAGTTCTTTGA